A stretch of the Halomonas sp. BDJS001 genome encodes the following:
- the rsmB gene encoding 16S rRNA (cytosine(967)-C(5))-methyltransferase RsmB translates to MSQKRSPQGGGSGQEVRAAAARALAPVLSDQGSLAGLDEHSVVARDRGLLKELCFGTCRRLPRLEALAGVLLKQPFKKRDSDIQALLLLGIYQLLYMRIPAHAAVGETAGAARLLNKEWATRVLNGCLRRLQRESEALQAQVDRDESVALEHPPWLLNALRQAWPEQWRNIIEANNHPGPMTLRVNQRYNDREAYLGMLTEQGLNGHLCPHAPDAITLETPCDVTALPGFDEGHVSVQDEAAQLSAALLGPALAPRPGARVLDACCAPGGKTAHLLEQFDIALTAIDSDNQRLARVEDTLSRLGVEAVLEHADATERDWWSGTPFDAILLDAPCSGTGVIRRHPDIKKLRRKDDIRPLAKLQRQLLDNLWPMLREGGTLLYATCSVLPEENREQIEAFLARTPNAHVTTPNDVAWGITSGAGRQLFPAQSSHDGFFYARLEKRTA, encoded by the coding sequence ATGAGCCAAAAGCGCTCCCCTCAAGGTGGTGGCAGTGGTCAGGAAGTCCGCGCTGCTGCGGCCCGCGCCTTGGCCCCGGTGCTTAGCGACCAGGGTTCCCTGGCGGGGCTGGATGAGCACAGCGTGGTGGCCCGCGACCGCGGATTGCTCAAAGAGCTCTGCTTCGGCACCTGCCGCCGCTTACCACGCTTGGAAGCCCTTGCCGGCGTGCTGCTGAAACAGCCGTTTAAAAAACGCGACAGCGATATTCAGGCGCTGCTGCTGCTGGGTATTTACCAGTTGCTGTATATGCGTATTCCCGCCCATGCGGCGGTAGGCGAAACCGCTGGCGCTGCGCGCTTACTGAATAAGGAGTGGGCCACTCGCGTATTAAATGGTTGCTTGCGGCGGCTACAGCGCGAATCCGAGGCACTCCAGGCCCAGGTAGACCGGGACGAGAGCGTCGCGCTAGAACATCCGCCGTGGCTCCTCAACGCCTTGCGTCAAGCATGGCCAGAGCAGTGGCGCAATATTATTGAGGCCAACAACCACCCTGGGCCGATGACATTAAGGGTCAATCAGCGCTACAACGACCGTGAAGCCTATTTGGGCATGCTCACCGAACAGGGGTTAAACGGCCACTTATGCCCCCACGCCCCAGACGCCATCACCCTGGAAACGCCCTGCGATGTCACCGCGTTGCCCGGCTTTGACGAGGGCCACGTTAGCGTTCAGGACGAGGCCGCTCAGCTCTCAGCGGCACTGCTTGGCCCAGCCCTGGCACCACGGCCAGGCGCTCGCGTACTTGATGCATGCTGCGCGCCAGGCGGTAAAACGGCCCACTTGCTCGAGCAGTTTGATATTGCCCTAACGGCGATCGATAGCGATAACCAGCGCTTGGCGCGGGTGGAAGATACGCTCAGCCGCCTGGGTGTTGAGGCGGTGCTAGAACACGCCGATGCCACCGAGCGCGACTGGTGGAGCGGCACCCCCTTTGATGCCATTCTGCTCGACGCCCCCTGCTCCGGCACTGGCGTTATTCGCCGCCATCCCGATATCAAAAAGCTGCGCCGCAAGGATGATATCCGGCCGCTTGCCAAGCTTCAGCGCCAGCTGTTAGACAACCTTTGGCCCATGCTGCGCGAAGGCGGTACCCTGCTGTACGCCACCTGCTCGGTGCTACCGGAAGAGAACAGAGAGCAGATCGAGGCGTTTCTCGCCCGTACCCCCAACGCCCACGTCACCACGCCTAACGATGTTGCCTGGGGAATCACCAGCGGCGCGGGTCGCCAACTGTTTCCGGCCCAGAGCAGTCACGATGGCTTTTTTTATGCCAGACTAGAGAAGCGCACTGCCTAG
- the fmt gene encoding methionyl-tRNA formyltransferase, with protein MSRLRVVFAGTPEFAASSLAALLESQHEVVAVYTQPDRPAGRGRKLTPGPVKQLALAHSLPVYQPQTLKAPEAQAELAALEADIMVVVAYGLLLPQAVLDIPRLGCINVHASLLPRWRGAAPIQRAIEAGDKVSGVTIMQMDAGLDTGAMLTEVRTPITERTTGGDLHDRLAIQGANALINTLDDLATGTARATPQPEEGVTYAAKLSKAEAELDFNQPAHLLASKIRAFNPWPVAWCALGDDRLRLLMANVEEGEHPACEPGTLLNHGDDHLRIACGQNGREVLCVTSAQLPGGKAMSVRDLLNARHARLATGTRLGARFDALFDKPAAQASEGEAP; from the coding sequence ATGTCAAGATTGCGCGTTGTTTTTGCCGGCACGCCTGAATTCGCCGCCTCCAGCCTTGCCGCGCTGCTGGAAAGCCAGCACGAGGTGGTGGCGGTGTATACCCAACCCGACCGCCCCGCTGGCCGTGGCCGCAAGCTAACGCCCGGCCCGGTCAAACAGCTGGCTCTGGCACACAGCCTGCCTGTCTATCAGCCCCAAACGTTAAAAGCGCCAGAGGCTCAAGCCGAGCTGGCCGCGCTCGAGGCCGACATTATGGTTGTCGTCGCCTATGGTCTGCTGCTACCCCAGGCCGTGCTGGACATACCGCGACTCGGCTGCATTAACGTTCACGCTTCGCTGCTGCCCCGGTGGCGTGGCGCAGCGCCGATTCAGCGCGCAATTGAAGCGGGCGACAAGGTATCCGGCGTAACCATTATGCAGATGGATGCTGGCCTGGATACCGGCGCGATGCTCACGGAAGTGCGCACGCCTATTACAGAGCGCACCACCGGCGGCGATTTGCATGACCGCCTCGCCATTCAAGGCGCCAATGCGCTGATCAATACCCTGGACGATCTGGCCACTGGCACCGCTCGCGCCACGCCTCAGCCGGAAGAGGGCGTTACCTATGCCGCCAAGCTGAGCAAAGCGGAAGCCGAGCTCGACTTTAACCAGCCAGCTCACCTGCTCGCCAGCAAGATTCGTGCCTTTAACCCCTGGCCGGTGGCCTGGTGCGCATTAGGCGATGATCGCTTGCGGCTACTAATGGCGAACGTCGAAGAGGGCGAGCATCCAGCCTGCGAGCCCGGCACACTACTCAATCACGGCGATGATCATCTGCGGATTGCCTGTGGGCAAAACGGCCGCGAGGTACTTTGTGTGACTAGCGCACAGTTGCCTGGCGGTAAAGCCATGTCCGTACGTGACTTACTGAATGCGCGCCACGCGCGCCTTGCTACCGGCACTCGTCTTGGTGCTCGTTTTGATGCTCTTTTTGATAAACCAGCGGCCCAGGCCAGCGAAGGAGAAGCACCATGA
- a CDS encoding TraB/GumN family protein, translated as MNHDDTSPQETPNAEAGSLAETATPLPPTSGPLKTFTIGETRYTLLGTAHVSAESADDVRTLLDSGAFDAVAIELCDARHHSMANPDAMGEQDLFQVFKQGKAGMVAASLALGAFQQRIADQSGIQPGAEMRAAVEEASRRQLPLLLVDRDVGITLKRIYSNVPWWQRFSLFSGLLGSVLSRQDISKEDIEKLKEGDMLEATFSEFAAESEALYTPLIRERDRYMALRLAEEAPPGRYQHVLVVLGAGHLKGTGEHLEAPLPAEPKVEREALEATPPPSRIWKALPWLITALVLTGFAIGFSRNTDLGWQLVVEWFLINGILSGGATIIAMAHPVTVIATFFAAPLTSLNPTIGAGFVAAGVELFMRKPKVRDFSSLRHDVTQLKGWWQNRVSRTLLVFILATLGSAVGTWVAGFRIAGALFGG; from the coding sequence ATGAACCACGATGATACATCTCCCCAAGAAACGCCCAACGCAGAGGCGGGGTCGCTGGCTGAAACAGCGACCCCGCTTCCCCCTACCAGTGGGCCATTAAAAACGTTCACCATTGGCGAAACCCGCTACACGCTGCTGGGCACTGCTCACGTGTCGGCGGAAAGCGCCGACGATGTTCGCACCCTATTGGATAGCGGTGCGTTTGACGCCGTCGCCATTGAGCTCTGCGATGCCCGTCACCACAGCATGGCTAACCCGGATGCCATGGGCGAACAGGATCTGTTTCAAGTCTTTAAACAGGGTAAAGCGGGCATGGTGGCCGCGAGCCTGGCGCTGGGCGCCTTTCAGCAGCGGATTGCCGATCAATCCGGCATTCAGCCGGGTGCCGAAATGCGTGCCGCCGTTGAGGAAGCCAGCCGTCGTCAGCTACCGCTGCTGCTGGTCGATCGCGATGTCGGCATAACGCTGAAGCGCATTTACAGCAATGTGCCCTGGTGGCAGCGCTTCTCGCTCTTCTCAGGCCTGCTGGGCAGCGTGTTATCCCGCCAGGATATCTCCAAAGAGGATATCGAAAAGCTCAAAGAGGGCGATATGCTGGAGGCCACCTTCAGCGAGTTTGCCGCCGAATCCGAAGCGCTCTATACACCGCTGATTCGTGAACGCGACCGTTATATGGCGCTGCGTTTGGCCGAGGAGGCGCCGCCGGGGCGCTACCAACACGTGTTAGTGGTGCTTGGCGCAGGCCACCTCAAAGGCACCGGCGAGCATCTTGAAGCCCCACTGCCCGCCGAGCCAAAGGTCGAGCGCGAAGCGCTGGAAGCCACCCCGCCGCCGTCCAGGATTTGGAAAGCGCTACCATGGTTGATTACCGCACTGGTGCTGACCGGTTTTGCGATTGGTTTTTCCCGCAACACCGACCTTGGCTGGCAACTGGTCGTTGAGTGGTTCCTGATTAACGGGATTCTCTCCGGCGGCGCAACCATTATCGCCATGGCGCATCCGGTGACCGTGATTGCCACCTTCTTTGCCGCGCCGCTCACTTCGCTGAATCCCACTATCGGTGCGGGCTTTGTGGCGGCGGGGGTTGAGCTCTTTATGCGCAAACCCAAAGTGCGCGATTTTTCATCGCTACGCCACGATGTCACCCAGTTAAAAGGCTGGTGGCAAAACCGGGTATCGCGCACCCTGCTAGTGTTTATTCTCGCCACGCTAGGCTCCGCGGTGGGCACCTGGGTGGCCGGATTCCGAATTGCTGGCGCTCTGTTTGGCGGCTAG
- the def gene encoding peptide deformylase, whose protein sequence is MAKLPILEFPDERLRTKAAPVETVDDEVRQLVDDMLETMYDARGIGLAATQIDVHRRVVVMDVSDDNSQPLVLINPRYTPIGDEKEPLSEGCLSIPEHYAEVPRYLKVQLNALDRNGDAYELEAEGLLAHCIQHEYDHLEGVLFVDYLSPLKRDRIRKKMQKRHKQMQDA, encoded by the coding sequence ATGGCCAAACTTCCTATTCTTGAATTCCCCGATGAGCGCCTGCGCACCAAGGCCGCTCCGGTGGAAACCGTCGACGATGAGGTACGCCAACTCGTCGACGATATGCTGGAGACCATGTATGACGCACGGGGTATCGGCCTAGCCGCGACCCAGATCGATGTCCATCGCCGTGTCGTGGTCATGGATGTCAGCGACGATAACTCCCAGCCGCTGGTGCTTATCAATCCGCGCTATACCCCGATTGGCGACGAGAAAGAGCCGCTCTCAGAAGGCTGCCTGTCGATTCCCGAGCATTACGCCGAAGTGCCGCGCTACCTTAAAGTGCAGCTCAACGCGCTGGATCGTAATGGCGATGCCTACGAACTGGAAGCGGAGGGCCTGTTGGCACACTGTATCCAGCACGAGTACGACCATCTTGAGGGCGTGCTGTTTGTGGACTACCTGTCGCCGCTAAAGCGTGACCGTATCCGCAAGAAAATGCAGAAACGCCATAAGCAGATGCAGGACGCCTAA
- the trkA gene encoding Trk system potassium transporter TrkA: MKIIILGAGQVGGTLAEHLAREENDITVVDTDAKKLRELHTKLDIRTVTGAGSYPIVLRQAGCEDADMLIAVTNSDEINMIACQVAHTLFRTPTKIARVRATAYLTRKGLFAHEAIPIDVLISPEQVVTDHVRRLIEHPGALQVLEFAGGLVQLVAVKAFYGGPLVGQDLAFLRRHMPNVDTRVAAIYRRNRPIIPRGDTVIEADDEVFFLAARRDIRAVMSELRRVERDFRRVVIAGGGNIGERLAEHLEHSHQVKIIEHSLERCTTLSERLDRTVVLHGSATSKRLLEEENIEECDIFCALTNDDEVNIMSSLLAKRLGAKKVLTLINNAAYVDLVQGGEIDIAISPQQATIGSLLTHVRRGDIVNVHSLRRGAAEAIEAIAHGDKQSSKVVGRTIREIDLPDGTTIGAIVRGKEVIIAHGDVMIESGDHVILFVIDKRRIRDVERLFQVGLTFF, translated from the coding sequence ATGAAAATCATCATTCTCGGCGCCGGCCAGGTCGGCGGCACACTGGCAGAGCACCTCGCCCGCGAGGAGAACGACATCACCGTCGTTGATACTGACGCCAAAAAACTGCGTGAGCTGCACACCAAACTCGATATCCGCACCGTCACCGGAGCGGGCTCCTACCCCATTGTACTGCGCCAGGCGGGCTGCGAAGACGCCGATATGCTGATCGCCGTCACCAATAGCGACGAGATCAATATGATCGCCTGCCAGGTTGCCCACACACTATTCCGCACCCCGACCAAAATTGCCCGGGTGCGCGCCACGGCGTACCTGACCCGTAAAGGCCTCTTCGCTCACGAAGCGATTCCCATTGATGTACTCATCAGCCCCGAGCAGGTGGTCACCGACCACGTACGCCGCCTGATTGAGCACCCCGGCGCCCTACAGGTGCTGGAGTTTGCCGGTGGGCTGGTACAGCTGGTGGCGGTGAAAGCCTTCTACGGCGGCCCGCTGGTGGGCCAGGACTTAGCCTTTCTGCGCCGCCATATGCCCAACGTGGATACCCGCGTAGCCGCCATTTACCGGCGTAACCGGCCGATCATCCCCCGCGGCGACACGGTGATCGAAGCCGACGATGAGGTCTTCTTCCTCGCTGCCCGTCGTGATATCCGCGCAGTGATGAGCGAGCTACGCCGGGTCGAACGGGATTTCCGCCGCGTCGTGATTGCCGGGGGCGGCAATATCGGCGAGCGGCTGGCGGAGCATTTGGAGCATAGTCACCAGGTCAAGATCATCGAACACAGCCTGGAGCGCTGTACCACCCTCTCCGAGCGGCTAGATCGCACCGTGGTGCTCCACGGCAGTGCCACCAGCAAGCGTCTACTGGAAGAGGAGAATATCGAAGAGTGCGATATCTTCTGCGCGCTGACCAACGACGACGAAGTCAATATCATGTCGTCGCTGCTCGCCAAGCGCTTGGGGGCGAAGAAGGTGCTGACGCTGATTAACAACGCTGCTTACGTTGACCTTGTGCAGGGCGGCGAGATCGATATTGCCATCTCACCCCAGCAGGCCACCATCGGCAGCCTGCTCACCCACGTGCGCCGGGGCGATATCGTCAACGTCCACTCCCTGCGTCGCGGCGCCGCCGAGGCCATTGAAGCCATCGCCCACGGCGATAAGCAGTCATCGAAAGTGGTGGGCCGCACTATTCGTGAGATCGACCTGCCCGATGGCACCACGATTGGTGCGATTGTGCGCGGCAAAGAGGTCATCATCGCCCACGGCGATGTGATGATAGAGAGTGGCGACCACGTGATTCTGTTTGTGATCGACAAGCGCCGCATTCGCGATGTGGAGCGCCTGTTCCAAGTCGGTTTAACGTTCTTTTGA
- a CDS encoding dodecin yields the protein MSHHTYKHVELTGSSEKGIEEAVQNALAKASETINHMRWLEVVDTRGHIEDGQVAHWQVTVKVGFTLE from the coding sequence ATGAGTCATCACACCTACAAGCATGTGGAACTGACCGGCTCTTCCGAGAAGGGTATTGAGGAAGCGGTACAGAACGCACTGGCCAAAGCATCAGAAACGATTAACCACATGCGTTGGCTGGAAGTCGTCGATACCCGCGGCCATATTGAAGATGGTCAAGTAGCCCACTGGCAGGTCACGGTTAAAGTGGGCTTTACGCTAGAGTAA
- a CDS encoding TrkH family potassium uptake protein produces the protein MSLRVILRILGLLLMLFSLTMLPPTLISLWFRDGVWSAFISGIAISVSTGLLLYLPNRRSQKELRIRDGFIIAAMFWTVLALFGSLPLMLFGEGSLGITDAVFESFSGLTTTGATVITGIDFLPESILYYRQQLQWLGGMGIVVLAVAILPTLGVGGMALYRTEIPGPLKDSKLTPRITETAKALWYIYATLTLACMIAYMLAGMSWFDALSHSFSTVAIGGFSTYDASIGYFDSAAIEMICVGFMLISAFSFSLHFIAWREKSLMHYFHDPEARFLMLFLLALSVITVLSLWLTDTYDALRGLRHGVFQVVSVATTAGFSVADFSMWPGALPFLLFVAAFVGGCSGSTGGGMKVIRIILIIKQGMREIMRLIHPNAVIAVKVGKVSVPDSIAQAVWGFFSVYVLLFFLMLVGVMATGVDQVTAWSTVGSALNNLGPALGESHTHYGDMPSLAKWILVMAMLLGRLEIFTVLVLFTPAFWRR, from the coding sequence ATGAGTCTGCGGGTTATTTTGCGTATTTTAGGGCTGCTGCTCATGCTGTTCAGCCTGACCATGCTCCCCCCTACGCTGATCTCACTGTGGTTTCGCGACGGCGTGTGGAGTGCCTTTATTAGCGGCATTGCGATCTCAGTCTCCACCGGGCTGCTGCTCTACCTGCCTAATCGACGCTCGCAAAAAGAGCTGCGCATCCGCGACGGCTTTATTATTGCCGCGATGTTCTGGACGGTGCTGGCACTGTTCGGCTCGCTTCCGCTAATGCTATTTGGTGAAGGTTCACTGGGTATCACCGATGCGGTGTTTGAGTCGTTTTCCGGTTTAACCACCACCGGCGCCACGGTGATCACCGGTATCGATTTTTTACCCGAATCGATTCTCTACTACCGCCAGCAGCTTCAGTGGCTGGGCGGCATGGGTATCGTCGTTCTGGCCGTTGCCATTTTGCCGACCCTGGGGGTGGGTGGTATGGCGCTTTACCGCACCGAGATCCCAGGGCCGCTTAAAGACTCCAAACTCACACCGCGTATCACCGAGACCGCCAAGGCGCTGTGGTACATCTACGCCACGCTGACGTTAGCTTGCATGATTGCCTATATGCTAGCGGGCATGAGCTGGTTCGATGCCTTGAGCCATAGCTTTTCGACGGTTGCTATCGGTGGTTTTTCCACCTACGACGCCAGCATCGGCTACTTCGATAGCGCCGCCATCGAAATGATCTGTGTCGGCTTTATGTTGATTTCAGCGTTCAGCTTTAGCCTGCACTTTATCGCCTGGCGTGAAAAAAGCTTGATGCACTACTTTCACGACCCCGAAGCGCGTTTTTTAATGCTATTTTTGCTCGCGCTGTCAGTGATCACCGTGCTCTCTCTTTGGTTAACCGACACCTATGACGCGCTGCGCGGCCTGCGCCACGGGGTTTTCCAAGTTGTGTCGGTGGCCACCACCGCAGGCTTTAGCGTTGCCGACTTCTCCATGTGGCCCGGTGCCCTGCCCTTTCTGCTGTTTGTGGCAGCCTTCGTAGGTGGCTGCTCCGGCTCTACCGGCGGCGGCATGAAGGTTATCCGGATTATTTTGATCATCAAACAGGGCATGCGCGAGATTATGCGGCTGATTCACCCCAACGCGGTGATTGCGGTCAAAGTGGGCAAGGTCAGCGTTCCCGACAGCATTGCCCAAGCAGTCTGGGGGTTCTTTTCGGTTTACGTTCTGCTGTTCTTTTTAATGCTGGTGGGGGTAATGGCAACCGGGGTTGACCAGGTAACCGCCTGGTCGACGGTGGGCTCGGCCCTCAACAACCTCGGCCCTGCGCTGGGTGAATCCCACACGCACTACGGCGACATGCCCAGCCTGGCCAAATGGATATTGGTCATGGCCATGCTGCTCGGTCGCCTGGAAATTTTTACGGTACTGGTGCTGTTTACGCCCGCTTTCTGGCGGCGTTGA
- a CDS encoding peptidoglycan-binding protein: MAVKQYAYRLALSGLLMSAVLLLSVDAAAGERDQSVIKLSPQVRTLPHREAIEPIVLEEARAFLREHRVVDDAEALQELAYVVAGDDRRLISGAGDRLYVRGDVPRHGQLGIYRQSEPYLAMDGTPLGLELINVGLARHVSSDGDIAQLDVVSSHQEVRVNDIVLPLEARELSEEFLPRAPLNAVEGHVIAVPGGVRFIGRFQIVALDLGTLDGLQAGHVLQVNQQGELINDPRTQELVQLPSSEAGTVMVFKPYDRVSYALVTQASRMLEVGDEVGSATN, translated from the coding sequence ATGGCGGTAAAGCAATACGCCTATCGGTTAGCTTTAAGCGGTTTGCTGATGAGTGCAGTGCTGCTTTTGAGTGTCGATGCCGCTGCTGGGGAGCGTGATCAAAGCGTCATAAAACTCTCTCCGCAGGTACGTACTTTGCCCCATCGTGAAGCGATCGAACCTATCGTCTTGGAGGAAGCGCGAGCCTTTCTACGCGAGCACCGCGTTGTCGATGATGCCGAGGCGTTGCAGGAGCTGGCCTACGTAGTGGCGGGAGATGATCGCCGCTTGATCAGCGGTGCGGGGGATCGGTTATACGTGCGGGGTGATGTGCCACGCCATGGTCAGTTGGGCATCTATCGGCAGTCGGAGCCCTACCTGGCAATGGATGGCACGCCGCTGGGCTTAGAGCTGATTAACGTGGGCCTCGCTCGCCATGTCAGCAGTGACGGCGATATTGCGCAGCTTGACGTCGTTAGCTCCCATCAGGAAGTACGGGTTAACGATATCGTGTTGCCATTGGAGGCGCGCGAGCTGAGCGAGGAGTTTTTGCCCCGTGCGCCGCTCAATGCCGTCGAAGGTCATGTGATTGCCGTGCCAGGTGGCGTGCGCTTTATTGGCCGTTTCCAGATCGTCGCGCTGGATCTTGGCACCCTGGATGGGTTACAGGCGGGTCATGTGCTGCAAGTCAATCAACAGGGTGAGCTGATTAACGACCCGCGTACCCAAGAACTGGTTCAGTTGCCGAGCAGTGAAGCGGGCACAGTGATGGTATTTAAGCCCTATGATCGCGTCAGCTATGCCTTGGTGACCCAGGCGTCACGGATGCTGGAGGTGGGCGATGAGGTTGGGTCAGCGACGAACTAA
- the bioB gene encoding biotin synthase BioB has protein sequence MTVPHELSHQQRQEQGYPQRHDWTLDEINALFALPFNDLLFQAQQAHRAHFDANAVQVSTLLSIKTGACPEDCKYCPQSGHYNTQLEKEKLLEIEKVVEQAKAAKEAGASRFCMGAAWRSPRDKDLLLVEEMVRQVKAVGLETCMTLGMVDGEQASRLATAGLDYYNHNLDTSPEFYGEIITTRTYSDRLETLSNVRDAGMKVCSGGILGMGEDAQDRSALLQQLAKLSPHPESVPINMLVKVPGTPLENVEDLDPIEFIRAIAVARIMMPQSHVRLSAGREQMNESTQALAFLAGANSIFYGDKLLTTGNPQADRDRALFAKLGLHPEKRETCESEDTQAARLAQQAQQQVHAELVAELAVDASV, from the coding sequence ATGACCGTGCCCCATGAGCTATCCCACCAGCAGCGCCAAGAGCAAGGCTATCCGCAGCGTCACGACTGGACGCTGGATGAGATCAACGCGCTGTTTGCGCTACCGTTCAACGACCTGCTGTTTCAAGCCCAGCAGGCACACCGTGCCCATTTCGATGCCAACGCGGTGCAGGTCTCAACTCTTCTCTCGATTAAAACTGGCGCCTGTCCAGAGGACTGCAAATACTGCCCACAATCCGGCCACTACAATACTCAGCTAGAGAAAGAGAAACTGCTGGAAATCGAAAAAGTCGTCGAACAAGCCAAGGCAGCGAAAGAAGCCGGTGCCAGCCGTTTTTGTATGGGCGCGGCATGGCGCAGCCCCCGGGATAAAGACTTGCTGCTGGTGGAAGAGATGGTTCGTCAGGTAAAAGCAGTGGGCCTGGAGACCTGTATGACGCTGGGTATGGTGGACGGTGAACAGGCCAGCCGACTGGCCACCGCCGGGCTCGATTACTACAACCACAACCTGGATACCTCGCCGGAGTTCTACGGCGAAATCATCACCACTCGCACCTACAGCGACCGACTGGAAACCCTCTCTAACGTGCGCGATGCAGGCATGAAGGTCTGCTCCGGCGGCATTCTCGGCATGGGCGAAGATGCCCAGGATCGTAGCGCCCTGCTGCAACAGCTGGCCAAGCTCTCCCCGCACCCGGAATCCGTGCCCATCAATATGCTGGTGAAAGTCCCCGGCACACCGCTGGAAAACGTCGAAGATCTAGACCCCATCGAGTTTATCCGCGCCATTGCTGTCGCCCGTATTATGATGCCCCAGAGCCATGTGCGGCTCTCCGCTGGCCGTGAGCAGATGAACGAATCGACCCAGGCGCTAGCGTTTTTGGCAGGCGCCAACTCGATCTTCTACGGCGACAAACTGCTGACCACCGGCAACCCTCAGGCGGATCGTGACCGTGCTCTATTTGCTAAGCTGGGCCTGCATCCGGAAAAGCGTGAGACCTGCGAGAGCGAAGATACCCAAGCGGCGCGCCTCGCCCAACAGGCCCAACAGCAGGTGCACGCCGAACTGGTTGCCGAGCTGGCGGTAGATGCCAGTGTCTAA
- a CDS encoding tRNA-uridine aminocarboxypropyltransferase → MSAFESAVNDRSVVGSEDVPTSEYPRPPRREFKARGSFVTRCEGCNLPVLNCLCPYKVKAESVAQVWLLTHPLEHFKPTNTGRLIGDVITTTQVFTWYRTAPDAQLAALLKDPRYAPFVIFPDDQPDYADRVVGIETVHAAKAQARIPVFVILDGTWRQARRMFRKSPYLDDLPVLPLQTERETRYRLRKPASKAHLCTAEVAIELLRQGGDTAAADVLDDYFDVFNDSYAASRLHHKIDPPTAAMRRLAAKQSASNSESGHPGAHRGA, encoded by the coding sequence ATGTCTGCTTTTGAAAGCGCTGTGAATGATCGCTCTGTCGTTGGTTCTGAAGATGTTCCCACCAGTGAATATCCGCGGCCGCCCAGGCGTGAGTTTAAAGCCCGCGGCAGTTTTGTTACCCGCTGCGAAGGCTGCAATTTGCCGGTACTCAATTGCTTGTGCCCGTATAAAGTGAAGGCGGAGAGCGTGGCTCAGGTGTGGCTGTTAACGCACCCCTTGGAGCACTTTAAACCGACCAATACCGGGCGCTTGATTGGCGATGTGATCACCACGACCCAGGTGTTTACCTGGTACCGTACGGCGCCGGATGCCCAGCTAGCCGCGTTGCTGAAAGATCCCCGCTACGCGCCCTTTGTGATTTTTCCGGACGATCAGCCCGACTATGCCGACCGTGTGGTGGGGATAGAAACTGTTCATGCGGCGAAAGCCCAGGCGCGCATCCCGGTATTTGTTATTTTGGATGGTACTTGGCGTCAGGCGCGGCGTATGTTCCGCAAAAGCCCTTACCTGGATGATTTGCCTGTGCTGCCCTTGCAAACCGAACGCGAGACGCGCTATCGGCTGCGCAAACCGGCGTCAAAAGCGCATTTATGCACGGCGGAAGTGGCAATTGAGCTGCTCCGCCAGGGGGGCGATACAGCGGCAGCGGACGTGTTGGATGACTACTTTGATGTGTTCAACGATAGCTATGCGGCGAGCCGATTGCATCATAAAATCGACCCGCCTACTGCGGCGATGCGGCGCCTAGCCGCCAAACAGAGCGCCAGCAATTCGGAATCCGGCCACCCAGGTGCCCACCGCGGAGCCTAG